The Leucobacter sp. UCMA 4100 genome window below encodes:
- the hrpA gene encoding ATP-dependent RNA helicase HrpA: MQDITFPPELPVTQRRDDIARAISDHQVVIVAGETGSGKTTQLPKIALQLGAKRIAHTQPRRIAARAVAERIAEELGSELGDLVGYQVRFTDKVSADTRVRVMTDGILLNQIHRDKLLKQYDTIIIDEAHERSLNIDFLLGWLHRILPKRPDLKVIITSATIDPESFAKHFADSRGNPAPVIEVSGRTYPVEVRYRPLDPDPAPETDQDPEQRAAPASGNNANSNSTRSNNATGKRKQAAQRAEPLELVDAIEQSVVEITREGPGDILVFLSGESEIRDAQDTLQGLNARLRQPLEILPLYGRLSAAEQHRVFSKSGSARRVILATNVAETSLTVPGIVYVIDGGTARISRYNTRSKVQHLPIEPISQASAGQRAGRAGRTQPGVVVRLYSEEDYLARPEYTDPEILRTGLASVMLQMMSLGLGDIAKFPFLTPPDKRGISDGLTLLTELGAVEKGRITRIGRALSRLPIEPRFARMLVEAQRFGVTDEVRALVAGLTIQDVRERPEAERGRADQLHARFTDPEGDLITLLNLWNYLQEQQRALSSSAFRRLCRKEFLNYLRVREWMDLVRQLTSATKNMPVLGEEAATGSPAEAIHRAVLAGLLSRLGVRDDAQRRDIRGSKRKKAQEYIGSRGTRFVLFPGSVLAKAPPEFVMSVELVETSRLFARGNAVVNPAWAEELAGPLAKRQVSEPHWEKSQGAAVAYERVTLFGVPLIERRRIQFARVDAEHARELFIRHALVEGDWDSPQAFDRANWQLRRELEQLEERSRRRDIVADDDAIYAFYDERIPADVVSMRSFEGWWRKQQNETPKLLHLTRDDLVEGEEASDTEFPRVWQYGDQRLKLRYRFDPTAQDDGVTLSVPLPLLPRLEQADFAKLVPGFREELVANLTKSLPKSIRKHVVPANDWAKRLLDEIGAELDREDSPSLTTLLAGAIRRHTSQPVTADDFDLERLPHHLTPTFRVIDERGKTLGAGKDVDQLKHTFKDQVRGKVASVTQRVQPGAVTHEIEQKGLTSWSFGDLPEHIDAAYDKRGHGGVVRAYPAIVDRKKHVDIVLVADQAEQRRLSARGVRRLVLLSTPSPASYIREHLSNDEKLLLGGGPYRTLDEAITDVSLATVDGLIERLAPGGMVREAAVFEKIADTYARTLIDDIYRGIALTAATLNEARLARKAIEKATSLHTLGQVKDASAQLDALVFQGFVSLTGLAQLDRLPVYLRAIRHRMEQLQANAGRDRVWQNEIDRVSEAYEKAGGSFPLAPDAPSPLPEVRWLIEELRISLFAQQLGTRGTVSAKRIMKALTGQAQ; the protein is encoded by the coding sequence ATGCAAGACATCACGTTTCCTCCCGAGCTTCCCGTCACTCAGCGCAGAGACGATATTGCTCGCGCCATCTCAGACCATCAGGTCGTGATTGTCGCGGGTGAAACGGGCTCGGGCAAGACGACCCAGCTCCCGAAGATCGCGCTGCAGCTCGGCGCAAAGCGCATCGCGCACACGCAGCCCCGCCGTATCGCGGCAAGGGCCGTCGCCGAGCGTATCGCCGAAGAGCTTGGGAGCGAGCTCGGTGACCTCGTGGGCTACCAGGTGCGCTTCACCGACAAGGTCTCGGCCGACACCCGCGTGCGGGTCATGACCGACGGCATCTTGCTCAACCAGATTCACCGCGACAAGCTCCTCAAGCAGTACGACACGATCATCATCGATGAGGCGCACGAGCGCAGTCTCAACATCGACTTCTTGCTCGGCTGGCTGCACCGCATTCTGCCCAAGCGTCCCGATCTCAAGGTCATCATTACCTCGGCAACGATCGACCCAGAGTCGTTCGCTAAGCACTTCGCCGATTCCCGTGGCAACCCTGCGCCGGTCATCGAGGTATCTGGCCGCACCTACCCCGTCGAGGTGCGGTACCGCCCGCTAGACCCTGACCCCGCCCCAGAGACTGACCAAGATCCCGAGCAGCGTGCCGCGCCTGCCAGCGGCAACAACGCAAACAGCAACAGCACCAGAAGCAACAACGCCACCGGCAAGCGCAAGCAGGCCGCCCAGCGCGCCGAGCCACTCGAACTCGTCGACGCGATCGAGCAGAGCGTCGTCGAGATCACCCGCGAGGGCCCCGGCGACATTCTCGTGTTCCTCTCCGGAGAGTCTGAGATTCGCGACGCGCAAGACACCCTGCAGGGGCTCAACGCCAGGCTCAGGCAGCCGCTCGAGATTCTTCCGCTCTACGGTAGGCTGAGCGCGGCAGAGCAGCACCGGGTTTTCTCGAAGTCTGGCTCGGCAAGGCGCGTCATTCTCGCGACCAACGTCGCCGAGACGAGCCTCACGGTGCCGGGCATCGTCTACGTCATCGACGGCGGCACCGCTCGCATCTCGCGTTATAACACCCGCAGCAAGGTGCAGCACCTGCCCATCGAGCCGATCTCGCAGGCGAGCGCTGGCCAGCGAGCAGGTCGTGCCGGGCGCACGCAGCCGGGCGTCGTCGTGCGCCTCTATAGCGAAGAAGACTATCTCGCGCGGCCCGAGTACACCGACCCCGAGATTTTGCGCACGGGCCTCGCCTCGGTCATGCTGCAGATGATGAGTCTCGGGCTTGGCGACATCGCGAAGTTTCCGTTTCTCACCCCGCCCGATAAGCGCGGTATCTCTGACGGCCTGACGCTCCTCACCGAGCTCGGCGCGGTCGAGAAAGGCCGCATCACACGCATCGGCCGAGCCCTTTCGAGGCTGCCGATCGAGCCGCGGTTCGCCCGCATGCTCGTCGAGGCGCAGCGCTTCGGGGTGACCGACGAGGTTCGGGCGCTCGTCGCCGGTCTCACGATTCAAGACGTGCGCGAGCGGCCCGAGGCAGAGCGTGGTCGTGCCGACCAGTTGCACGCCCGTTTCACCGACCCCGAGGGCGACCTCATCACGCTGCTCAACCTGTGGAACTACCTCCAAGAGCAGCAGCGCGCCCTTTCGTCATCGGCATTTCGCAGGCTGTGCCGCAAGGAGTTTCTCAACTACTTGCGGGTTCGCGAGTGGATGGACCTCGTTCGCCAGCTCACCAGCGCGACCAAAAACATGCCGGTCTTAGGCGAAGAGGCTGCGACGGGATCCCCAGCCGAGGCGATCCACCGCGCGGTGCTCGCGGGGCTCCTCTCGCGGCTCGGCGTGCGCGATGACGCGCAACGCCGAGATATTCGCGGATCAAAGCGCAAGAAAGCCCAGGAGTACATCGGGTCTCGCGGCACACGCTTCGTACTCTTCCCCGGATCGGTGCTCGCGAAAGCGCCGCCGGAGTTTGTCATGAGTGTCGAACTCGTCGAGACCTCGCGGCTGTTCGCGCGCGGCAACGCTGTCGTGAACCCGGCATGGGCCGAAGAGCTCGCAGGCCCGCTCGCCAAGCGGCAGGTCTCTGAACCCCACTGGGAGAAATCGCAGGGCGCGGCCGTCGCGTACGAGCGCGTCACGCTCTTTGGCGTGCCGCTCATCGAGCGTCGCCGCATTCAGTTCGCGCGAGTTGACGCAGAACATGCACGCGAGCTCTTCATTCGGCACGCGCTCGTCGAGGGCGACTGGGATTCTCCGCAGGCATTCGACCGCGCAAACTGGCAGTTGCGTCGCGAACTTGAACAGCTTGAGGAGCGCAGCCGCAGGCGCGATATCGTCGCCGACGACGATGCCATCTACGCGTTTTACGACGAGCGCATTCCGGCCGATGTCGTGTCGATGCGCAGCTTTGAGGGGTGGTGGCGAAAGCAGCAGAACGAGACGCCCAAGCTGCTGCACCTGACCCGCGACGATCTCGTCGAGGGCGAAGAAGCGAGCGACACCGAGTTTCCCCGGGTATGGCAGTACGGCGATCAACGCCTGAAGCTGCGGTACCGCTTCGACCCGACGGCGCAAGACGACGGGGTGACCCTCAGCGTGCCCCTGCCGTTGCTCCCCCGCCTCGAGCAGGCAGACTTCGCGAAGCTCGTTCCCGGGTTTCGTGAAGAACTCGTCGCCAACCTCACCAAGTCGCTGCCCAAGAGCATCCGTAAGCACGTGGTTCCCGCCAACGACTGGGCGAAGCGCCTGCTCGATGAAATCGGAGCAGAGCTCGATCGCGAAGACTCGCCCTCGCTCACCACGTTGCTCGCGGGAGCGATCCGCCGCCATACCTCTCAGCCCGTCACGGCCGACGACTTCGACCTCGAACGCCTGCCGCACCACCTCACCCCGACGTTCAGGGTCATTGACGAGCGTGGCAAGACGCTCGGCGCTGGCAAAGACGTCGACCAGCTCAAGCACACGTTCAAAGACCAGGTGCGCGGCAAGGTCGCGAGCGTTACGCAGCGGGTACAACCGGGTGCCGTGACCCACGAGATCGAGCAGAAGGGGCTCACCTCGTGGAGCTTTGGCGACCTGCCGGAGCACATCGACGCGGCGTACGACAAACGGGGCCACGGCGGCGTCGTACGCGCATACCCCGCCATTGTCGATCGCAAGAAGCACGTCGACATCGTGCTCGTCGCCGATCAGGCCGAGCAGCGCAGGCTGAGCGCCCGCGGCGTGCGCAGGCTCGTGTTGCTCAGCACCCCGAGCCCCGCCTCGTACATTCGCGAGCACCTCTCGAACGACGAAAAGCTGCTCTTAGGCGGTGGCCCGTACCGCACGCTCGACGAGGCCATCACCGACGTGAGCCTCGCGACCGTTGACGGTCTCATCGAACGCCTCGCTCCGGGAGGGATGGTGCGCGAGGCAGCCGTGTTCGAAAAGATCGCCGACACCTACGCCCGCACCCTCATCGACGACATTTACCGCGGCATCGCCCTCACCGCGGCGACCCTCAACGAGGCGAGGCTCGCGCGAAAGGCGATCGAGAAGGCGACCTCGTTGCACACGCTCGGCCAGGTCAAAGACGCTTCGGCACAGCTCGACGCACTCGTCTTCCAGGGCTTCGTTTCTCTCACGGGGCTCGCCCAGCTCGACCGGTTGCCAGTGTACTTGCGCGCGATCCGCCATCGCATGGAACAGTTGCAGGCGAACGCCGGCCGCGATCGCGTGTGGCAGAACGAGATCGATCGTGTGAGCGAGGCATATGAGAAGGCGGGCGGATCATTCCCACTCGCCCCGGATGCCCCAAGCCCGCTTCCCGAGGTTCGCTGGTTAATCGAAGAGCTGCGCATCAGTCTCTTCGCGCAGCAACTCGGCACCCGCGGAACAGTCTCGGCAAAGCGCATCATGAAAGCGCTCACGGGTCAGGCTCAGTAG
- a CDS encoding NAD-dependent succinate-semialdehyde dehydrogenase, producing the protein MGKYAVINPATGEKVVEFPDATDAEIQDALASAHKTYQEWSRNTTVEERAALVQRVADLHLERKDELVDIIVREMGKPVDQAVGEVEFSAEIISYYAKNGAEFLKDQELHTEDGQRTFVRRQGLGVLLGIMPWNFPYYQIARFAAPNIIAGNTIILKHAEQCPESAAALQQMYIDAGLPEGAYVNVYATHDQISTIIADDRVQGVSLTGSERAGAIVAEQAGRALKKCVLELGGSDVLLVLDTNDIDFAVENAVGGRMENSGQACNGSKRIVVMDKYYDEFKEKFVAAMSAQSYENGDFGPLSSDKATETLTAQLDNAIAQGVTVLTGDNEPKGNFYTPTVLEGITPDMDLYKQELFGPVAQLYKVSSDEEAVELANSSPYGLGSVLICDDADRAIEVGSKLDVGMVFIGGAGLDAADVPFGGIKRSGYGRELGPFGIEEFINKKVFRFSA; encoded by the coding sequence ATGGGCAAGTACGCAGTTATCAACCCCGCTACCGGAGAAAAGGTAGTGGAGTTTCCTGATGCAACCGATGCAGAAATTCAAGACGCGCTCGCGAGCGCGCACAAGACCTACCAGGAATGGTCACGCAACACGACCGTTGAGGAGCGCGCAGCGCTCGTTCAGCGCGTCGCAGACCTGCACCTCGAGCGCAAAGACGAGCTCGTAGACATCATCGTTCGCGAGATGGGCAAGCCCGTCGACCAGGCGGTGGGCGAGGTCGAGTTCTCGGCAGAGATCATCTCGTACTACGCAAAGAACGGTGCAGAGTTCTTGAAGGACCAGGAGCTTCACACTGAAGACGGGCAGCGCACCTTCGTTCGCCGCCAGGGCCTCGGTGTTCTGCTCGGCATCATGCCGTGGAACTTCCCCTACTACCAGATCGCTCGTTTTGCCGCGCCGAACATCATCGCTGGCAACACGATCATCCTCAAGCACGCAGAGCAGTGCCCCGAGTCGGCAGCTGCCCTGCAGCAGATGTACATCGACGCTGGCCTGCCAGAGGGTGCCTACGTCAACGTGTACGCAACGCACGATCAGATCTCGACCATCATCGCTGATGATCGCGTTCAGGGCGTTTCACTCACCGGTTCAGAGCGTGCTGGCGCAATCGTCGCCGAGCAGGCTGGCCGCGCACTCAAGAAGTGCGTACTCGAGCTCGGTGGCTCAGACGTTCTGCTCGTGCTCGACACCAACGACATCGACTTCGCCGTTGAGAACGCCGTCGGTGGCCGCATGGAGAACTCGGGCCAGGCATGCAACGGCTCGAAGCGCATCGTGGTCATGGACAAGTACTACGACGAGTTCAAGGAGAAGTTCGTTGCTGCAATGAGCGCACAGTCGTACGAGAACGGTGACTTCGGCCCGCTCTCGAGCGACAAGGCAACCGAGACGCTCACCGCGCAGCTCGACAACGCCATTGCTCAGGGCGTCACCGTACTCACGGGCGACAACGAGCCCAAGGGCAACTTCTACACGCCAACTGTTCTCGAGGGCATCACCCCCGATATGGATCTGTACAAGCAGGAGCTCTTCGGCCCCGTTGCACAGCTCTACAAGGTTTCGAGCGATGAAGAGGCAGTCGAACTCGCGAACTCATCGCCCTACGGCCTCGGCTCAGTACTCATCTGTGACGATGCTGACCGTGCGATCGAGGTTGGCTCGAAGCTCGACGTTGGCATGGTCTTCATCGGTGGCGCAGGCCTCGATGCGGCAGACGTTCCCTTCGGCGGCATCAAGCGCTCGGGCTACGGCCGCGAGCTCGGCCCCTTCGGCATCGAAGAGTTCATCAACAAGAAGGTCTTCCGCTTCTCAGCGTAA
- the argG gene encoding argininosuccinate synthase, which yields MSNVLSSLPVGERVGIAFSGGLDTSCAVAWMRENGAVPCTYTADIGQYDEPDIDGVAGRAKEYGAEIARHVDAKLPLVEEGLVALQTGAFNVRSGGKTYFNTTPLGRAVTGTLLVRAMKEDGVDIWGDGSTYKGNDIERFYRYGLMANPRLRIYKPWLDKQFVEELGGRHEMSEWLVANGYPYRDSTEKAYSTDANIWGATHEAKALEFLNAGLDIVEPIMGVAAWREDIDIKTEEVSVRFEAGRPVAINGVEYDDPVALVLEANAIGGRHGLGVSDQIENRIIEAKSRGIYEAPGMALLHITYERLVNAIHNEDTVASYHNEGRRLGRLMYEGRWLDPQSLMLRESLQRWVGSAITGEVTLRLRRGDDYTILDTTGPSLSYHPEKLSMERVGDAAFGPEDRIGQLTMRNLDIADSRHRLEQYASLGLVGGVVSDLVGELEVGEAQEIMTNSDEVDQAADELGLGAAFDLGTD from the coding sequence ATGTCTAATGTTCTTTCATCTCTTCCTGTAGGCGAGCGCGTCGGCATCGCCTTCTCTGGCGGTCTCGACACCTCGTGCGCTGTTGCGTGGATGCGCGAGAATGGCGCCGTTCCCTGCACCTACACGGCCGATATCGGCCAGTATGACGAGCCCGACATCGACGGTGTCGCTGGCCGCGCCAAAGAGTACGGTGCCGAGATCGCACGGCACGTCGACGCAAAGCTGCCGCTCGTTGAAGAGGGCCTCGTTGCGCTGCAGACTGGCGCGTTCAACGTGCGCTCGGGCGGCAAGACCTACTTCAACACGACGCCGCTCGGCCGCGCGGTGACGGGCACGCTGCTCGTTCGCGCGATGAAAGAAGACGGCGTTGATATTTGGGGCGACGGCTCGACCTACAAGGGCAACGACATCGAGCGCTTCTACCGCTACGGCCTCATGGCCAACCCCCGCCTGCGCATCTACAAGCCGTGGCTCGACAAGCAGTTTGTCGAAGAGCTCGGCGGCCGTCACGAGATGAGCGAGTGGCTCGTAGCCAACGGCTACCCGTACCGTGACTCGACCGAGAAGGCATACTCGACCGACGCCAACATCTGGGGAGCAACCCACGAGGCGAAGGCGCTTGAGTTCTTGAACGCGGGCCTCGACATTGTCGAGCCCATCATGGGCGTTGCCGCATGGCGCGAAGATATCGACATCAAGACTGAAGAGGTCTCGGTTCGTTTCGAAGCGGGTCGTCCCGTCGCCATCAACGGCGTTGAGTACGACGACCCCGTCGCACTCGTGCTCGAGGCAAACGCCATCGGTGGCCGTCACGGCCTCGGCGTTTCAGACCAGATCGAAAACCGTATCATCGAGGCGAAATCACGCGGCATCTACGAGGCCCCGGGCATGGCGCTCCTGCACATTACCTACGAGCGTCTCGTGAACGCGATTCACAACGAAGACACCGTTGCGAGCTACCACAATGAGGGCCGCCGCCTCGGCCGCCTCATGTACGAGGGCCGCTGGCTCGACCCCCAGTCGCTCATGCTGCGCGAGTCGCTGCAGCGCTGGGTTGGCTCAGCGATCACGGGCGAGGTTACCCTGCGCCTGCGTCGCGGCGACGACTACACGATTCTCGACACGACGGGCCCGAGCCTCAGCTACCACCCCGAGAAGCTCTCGATGGAGCGCGTGGGCGACGCAGCGTTCGGCCCCGAAGACCGCATCGGTCAGCTCACCATGCGCAACCTCGACATCGCCGATTCACGTCACCGCCTCGAGCAGTACGCGAGCCTCGGCCTCGTGGGCGGGGTCGTTTCTGACCTCGTCGGTGAGCTCGAAGTGGGCGAGGCGCAGGAGATCATGACGAACAGCGACGAGGTCGACCAGGCCGCTGACGAGCTCGGCCTCGGCGCAGCCTTCGACCTCGGAACCGACTAA
- a CDS encoding MFS transporter — MVGVFTELSKTPGVFRILTSQLTAKFPSGMLSIALMLHVEHTFGDYTSAGIVLACMSIGQGVAGPISTRLMGVWGMRPVLIATSAVSATALTIIATVHAPLIVIGAIAFIMGLFTPPITAAVRTIYPKLVPGHQVAPLFSFDAALQEIIWIVGPVLAVFIAAIGNPALGLLVAAGFMIGGGAWFISAPQIGLVRIPRSRRRLGAVLTRPTVLLSTIIGFLFVASFASIELGIVSIYGHDGLESGIVLGFFALGSLIGGVTIGKNAPGPWSLVMRSIIVLAGTALCLLSFNMWWLCAVLLVGGFGTAPMISALFTMVSSTVKFSETAESYGWMQTGHLIGAALGSAIAGIAVDASGPLGAIWVSTGFLVLTVIVSGFAARWAPDLRGVDATPIPDTEPIQIPVDLPSEPMTLPPTDDTPKHSRFGKKRRK; from the coding sequence ATGGTGGGAGTATTTACCGAGCTAAGCAAGACACCAGGCGTTTTTCGTATTCTGACTTCGCAACTCACTGCGAAGTTTCCGTCTGGCATGCTCTCGATTGCGCTGATGTTGCATGTCGAGCACACCTTCGGTGACTACACCTCGGCCGGCATCGTGCTCGCCTGCATGAGTATCGGCCAGGGGGTTGCTGGCCCCATCTCGACGCGCCTCATGGGCGTCTGGGGCATGCGGCCCGTGCTTATCGCCACCTCGGCAGTGAGCGCGACGGCCCTCACCATCATCGCGACCGTTCACGCGCCGCTCATCGTGATCGGCGCGATCGCCTTCATCATGGGGCTCTTCACGCCGCCCATCACGGCCGCGGTGCGAACGATCTACCCGAAACTCGTGCCAGGGCACCAGGTCGCCCCGCTCTTCTCATTCGACGCGGCGCTGCAAGAGATCATCTGGATCGTGGGCCCCGTACTCGCGGTGTTCATCGCGGCGATTGGCAACCCCGCACTCGGCCTGCTCGTCGCGGCCGGCTTCATGATTGGCGGCGGCGCATGGTTCATCTCGGCCCCGCAAATCGGGCTTGTGCGCATTCCGCGCTCGCGCAGGCGGCTCGGTGCGGTGCTCACGCGCCCCACGGTGCTGCTCTCGACCATCATCGGTTTTCTCTTTGTCGCCTCGTTCGCTTCGATCGAGCTCGGTATCGTCTCGATCTACGGCCATGACGGGCTTGAATCGGGCATCGTGCTCGGGTTCTTTGCACTCGGTTCGCTCATCGGTGGCGTGACGATCGGCAAGAATGCTCCCGGCCCCTGGTCGCTCGTCATGCGCTCAATCATCGTGCTCGCGGGCACGGCCCTGTGCTTGCTCTCGTTCAACATGTGGTGGCTGTGCGCCGTGCTGCTCGTTGGCGGCTTCGGCACGGCACCCATGATCTCGGCACTGTTCACCATGGTCTCGTCGACCGTGAAGTTCTCTGAAACCGCAGAGTCATACGGCTGGATGCAGACGGGACACCTCATTGGCGCCGCCCTCGGTTCAGCCATCGCTGGCATCGCCGTCGACGCGTCGGGCCCACTCGGCGCCATCTGGGTGTCGACTGGCTTTCTCGTGCTCACGGTCATCGTGTCGGGCTTCGCGGCCCGCTGGGCCCCCGATCTGCGCGGTGTCGATGCGACCCCCATTCCTGATACCGAACCGATTCAGATTCCGGTCGACCTTCCTTCTGAGCCCATGACGCTCCCGCCCACCGACGACACTCCAAAGCATTCTCGCTTCGGAAAAAAGCGGCGCAAGTAA
- a CDS encoding WhiB family transcriptional regulator — translation MDWREQAACLTADPELFFPVGNTGPAVEQIERAKSVCARCPVTEMCLQYAMDTGQDSGVWGGLSEDERRALKRRAARARRAS, via the coding sequence ATGGATTGGCGCGAACAAGCGGCTTGCCTTACTGCAGACCCCGAACTCTTTTTCCCGGTCGGTAACACCGGCCCGGCGGTCGAGCAGATTGAACGCGCAAAGTCGGTCTGTGCACGTTGCCCAGTCACCGAAATGTGCCTTCAGTACGCAATGGACACGGGCCAGGATTCAGGCGTCTGGGGCGGCCTGAGCGAAGACGAGCGCCGCGCACTCAAGCGCCGCGCAGCTCGCGCACGCCGCGCTTCATAA
- the nudC gene encoding NAD(+) diphosphatase encodes MATNWREVQQRLAFHEPVPDHSLDAQGIDQEALFAELWSRPGTLVLPLQGDRVLVDADGRLALLSPGQLGDGAGADAALRLYLGRVETEEGIPDDGVLVAAAPDAESAGAPVIAVLVDEHEAEQITAGQWKPLRAMSAELDARDVGLATRAVALANWHRSHPFSPTTGHATRVTNGGWVRVDEVSGAELFPRTDPAVIIAVLDDEDRLLLASNMAWDSRVYSLIAGFVDPGESLEQAVQREVFEESGVQVSDPAYLASQPWPFPASLMLGFRAQLTGGVDSTRPDGVEIRETKWFTRAELEAEVSAGTVILPGKASIARAIIDTWLGEALNTP; translated from the coding sequence GTGGCTACGAACTGGCGCGAGGTGCAACAGCGCCTCGCGTTTCATGAGCCCGTTCCCGACCACTCACTTGACGCCCAGGGCATCGACCAGGAGGCGCTGTTCGCCGAGCTCTGGTCGAGGCCGGGAACGCTCGTGCTGCCGTTGCAGGGCGACAGGGTGCTCGTCGACGCCGATGGTCGGCTCGCGTTGCTCTCGCCCGGGCAGTTAGGCGACGGTGCAGGCGCCGACGCGGCGTTGCGGCTATACCTCGGCAGGGTCGAGACCGAAGAGGGCATTCCTGACGATGGGGTGCTCGTTGCGGCGGCACCCGATGCCGAGAGCGCCGGAGCACCCGTGATCGCCGTTCTTGTCGACGAGCATGAAGCCGAGCAGATCACCGCGGGGCAGTGGAAGCCGCTGCGGGCGATGAGCGCCGAGCTCGACGCTCGTGACGTTGGCCTTGCGACCCGTGCCGTTGCGCTCGCGAACTGGCACCGGTCACATCCCTTCTCGCCGACGACCGGTCACGCGACTAGGGTCACCAACGGCGGCTGGGTGCGGGTTGACGAGGTGAGCGGCGCTGAGCTCTTTCCGCGTACCGACCCCGCCGTGATTATTGCTGTGCTCGACGATGAAGATCGCCTCTTACTCGCCTCAAACATGGCCTGGGACTCGCGGGTGTATTCGCTCATCGCGGGTTTCGTTGACCCGGGCGAATCGCTCGAGCAAGCGGTTCAGCGCGAGGTGTTCGAAGAGAGTGGCGTGCAAGTGAGCGATCCGGCGTACCTCGCAAGCCAGCCATGGCCATTTCCGGCTTCACTCATGCTCGGGTTTCGGGCTCAGCTGACCGGAGGCGTCGACTCGACCCGGCCAGACGGCGTTGAAATACGCGAGACGAAGTGGTTCACCCGTGCCGAACTCGAGGCCGAAGTTTCCGCTGGAACGGTCATTTTGCCGGGAAAGGCGTCGATCGCGCGGGCGATCATTGACACATGGCTCGGCGAGGCGCTCAATACCCCGTAA
- a CDS encoding aldo/keto reductase, with product MTNTEVPTLSLLDGNTIPQLGLGTFLMQGETCESIVAEALAVGYRHIDTAMVYQNEEEVGRAIAASGIARDDLFVTTKLANTEQTDPIGGFERSLDRLGLDGVDLYLLHWPLPKRDTALPAWEGIVKIAESGRARSIGVCNFEIEHLEQIIDATGVVPAVNQIELHPENQRKELVDYCTERGIIIESWGPLAQGKSDLLSREAVLAAAEAHGKTPGQIVLRWHVERGAVVIPKTQTPSRLTENAAIFDFALSPAEHQAIDELESATNYGPDPRSYDG from the coding sequence ATGACGAACACTGAGGTACCAACGCTTTCGCTGCTCGACGGCAACACGATTCCGCAGCTCGGACTCGGCACGTTTCTCATGCAGGGTGAGACCTGCGAGAGCATCGTCGCCGAGGCGCTCGCCGTCGGCTACCGCCACATCGACACCGCGATGGTGTACCAGAACGAAGAAGAAGTCGGCCGCGCAATCGCCGCCTCTGGCATCGCTCGTGATGACCTCTTCGTGACGACGAAGCTCGCAAACACCGAGCAGACTGACCCCATCGGTGGCTTTGAGCGCTCGCTCGATCGCCTTGGACTTGACGGTGTTGACCTGTACCTGCTGCACTGGCCGCTGCCAAAGCGAGACACCGCGCTGCCCGCATGGGAAGGGATCGTGAAGATCGCCGAGTCGGGCCGCGCCCGTTCAATCGGCGTGTGCAACTTTGAGATCGAGCACCTCGAGCAGATCATCGACGCGACCGGCGTCGTGCCCGCGGTGAACCAGATCGAGCTGCACCCAGAGAATCAGCGCAAGGAACTCGTCGACTACTGCACCGAGCGTGGCATCATCATCGAGTCCTGGGGCCCGCTCGCGCAGGGCAAGAGCGACCTCCTGAGCCGCGAGGCAGTGCTTGCTGCCGCAGAGGCCCACGGCAAGACTCCGGGGCAGATCGTGCTTCGCTGGCACGTCGAGCGTGGCGCCGTCGTCATTCCGAAGACCCAAACGCCCTCACGCCTCACCGAGAACGCGGCAATCTTCGACTTCGCGCTCAGCCCTGCCGAGCACCAGGCCATTGACGAGCTTGAGTCGGCGACGAACTACGGGCCTGATCCGCGTTCATACGACGGGTAA